The window AAGTAAAATGAAAAATCTAAACCAAAAAAATGGGTTAAGAGGGGAAAAAAAAGcataaaattctttaaaaaaatgaaagagaagaaATTAAACACCTTTCATATTTATGTGCTCTTACAGGCATAGATCATCAATGAAAATTCAACTTTATCTTGATTCTTGTGCTTCAATTTGTCTTTATCTTCTAACCACAATCTACTCTCCAATCCACTTCTTGTCCTAAACATGAAAACAGCAGAACCTGAAGCTGGATTAAAGAACCAATCATGAACATCCCACATAAGATCTACAAGCAAACCATCCAAAAAAATACTTTGATTTCCCCTAAAATTCCATTGCAGCCTCTTTACCCTAATCACCATTTTTTTATCAATAGAAACTGATAAAACTGGATGATTATCTTTCCCTTCATTTTCACCGCTACAACTTATCAAAATGTCATGTGTTGAACCCTTGTCACAAAATTGAGCTTTTGTTGAATAAAGGGTGTTCCCTGAAAAATATTCTTGTCTTGAAATTAGAGTAAATTTGGCCATAGGATTGCCATTCTTGAATTTTTTGAATGAAGCTTCTTCAGCCATATTTCCAAGAATTAGACCAATTTCTGAATCAACTATGACCAAAACATAGTAACCATTAATTGGTTCAGGACCAAACATGTACCTAGCTTCACATAAATCCCAGAAAATTTCAACCTTAGAATGACCAAATTCCATTGCTCTACTCCCCTTTTTCTTCCTAAAAAGACGCGAATTCGCGTTGAGTTTGAATGAATTTGACGGATCATCACCAAAATGTATGCTTAAACCTTGTGTTATATTTGTTTTGGACCATGTAACAGTGATCAAAACATGTTTTTGATTGGACAAATTAACTTTGTACAAACAAGTAACACTGTTTTGTGTTGAAGGGATTAAAGATGGAGGGAAACAAGAAGTGTTTGAATAACTAGAACAAGAAGTAGTTTCAGATATTACTTGTACTGCATATTCACTAAAACAAGAAGCAAAATCCCTCATTcttggaaaaaaaaaagggaactgAGATTTAGAAGAAAGATGAAGAGAGGTTTTGGAATAATGTTAAATGGGAAATTTCATAGGAAGATGGAAGTATAAATTCTCTTCTCTTTACTTAGCCCACGTAAAGGGTATTAAATATGattgtttttttttgtattctCTCTCTTACCTTAAATTTTGCAACTTATGAGAAGGGAGAAAGGGAAAGAATGGAAGAATGCTAAGACAGTTCATCTGAGTATCttttaaaagagggaaaaaatatataattagtgaTTTTTTCTTTAAATAACTATATTTAAAACATTGCTAATTAAGTTGACCAAAGTGGAATAATAAAGACGGCAATGTGGTGTAAATTGCATGAGTAATATAGTTACTATTTTATTCAGTTTCTTGTAACCTTGGAATTGATGATTGACTAAGACAATTAAGATGTGATTCATAGACAATTAATTTTCAGTTTCTTGAATTTAATTGAGTGTTTGTTGTTATTGagttcttttcattttttcttaatcgAGAGTCTATCAGAAATAGTCTTTTTACCTTTTAGATAAGAAttaggtctgcgtatacactaccctccccaaaccttacttgtgaaattatactgagtttgttgttattgttgttatttttgaatttaactGTGTGGAAATATCTACCACCCAGGTTATTATGGGATGAATATAATACTTCCATTCTTAACGAGAGATATAAAAAATCCTAGTAGacaatatttttttccttttacccaatgagaaatttaaaaattgtgTTTCTTGGATTAAACAGGTTTTCAGATTTTAGTTGCTTTCAGATTCTGGTTATTAA is drawn from Nicotiana tabacum cultivar K326 chromosome 9, ASM71507v2, whole genome shotgun sequence and contains these coding sequences:
- the LOC107777630 gene encoding uncharacterized protein LOC107777630, whose product is MRDFASCFSEYAVQVISETTSCSSYSNTSCFPPSLIPSTQNSVTCLYKVNLSNQKHVLITVTWSKTNITQGLSIHFGDDPSNSFKLNANSRLFRKKKGSRAMEFGHSKVEIFWDLCEARYMFGPEPINGYYVLVIVDSEIGLILGNMAEEASFKKFKNGNPMAKFTLISRQEYFSGNTLYSTKAQFCDKGSTHDILISCSGENEGKDNHPVLSVSIDKKMVIRVKRLQWNFRGNQSIFLDGLLVDLMWDVHDWFFNPASGSAVFMFRTRSGLESRLWLEDKDKLKHKNQDKVEFSLMIYACKST